The sequence below is a genomic window from Xiphophorus maculatus strain JP 163 A chromosome 10, X_maculatus-5.0-male, whole genome shotgun sequence.
ctcttcatttaatttcacGCAGCGTTGCTGGAGTCCGTCTCCTTTAGCGGTAAGTAGCTAACTGTCCAGCAGCTAAgctaatttctgctgtttttatttgtttctcgTATTACGCAGCAGCTCCTCTGTTCAAAAACACGCTTCTGACCTTCTCCTTCAAACTTCTTCCCAAATGTCTTTAACTGAAGGGAAATGTAGTCTTGTAGAACCTCTGTAGATGCGTGGAACACAACGAAATAAACTACACTCAAATGTTCACGTAAAGTCTTCCGCGGTTTACTCCAATCAGCGTTTCCGATGTTTGGGTCGTGAATTCCGTTGACCAATGAGAGAGGCTGATGCTCCCGGTCAGAGCGCAGCGACGAAGTCCACTTTACTTCTCGGGCAGCTTGGTTAAACTGTGCCGCGGCGGAGATAAACGggtgtttggatgtttttgaacAGATCCAGCGTTTCTTTAGCGGTTTCTAGAAGCGACTGGAGTCCTTCGCCAGCACGGCTGCGGTTGGTGCCTGCGGTTGGTGCCCAGCCAGCGAAGCAGGAGACATGCCCGTCCCCGCTGGATACCTCAGCGACTTCCCTGCGGCCTTCACATCCTCGGCCTCGCTTATTCCGCCGCCGCCGATAAACACCCAGCAGCCGGGCGTCGTCACCTCGCTCCTGTACAGCGGCTCCAAATTCAGGGGCCACCAGAAAAGCAAAGGAAACTCTTATGACGTGGAGGTTGTGTTACAGGTAGGGAAGTGAAATGTTTGCGTGTGAATGTTTTGGTGtaaatgtgacagaaatgtGGTGATGTGTCAATCTGACGCGGTGATGACTGACAGCTGGAGAAAAACGGGTCTGTCCCGGCCTGCCCTGAACTAAGTCACCTAGCTGGGGGTGTAGCAGAGCAAACTTCTGCTCTTCACTAAAAAACACTATAGAATCATTtctaatgattatttaatgcggTTTAAATGTTGATAAGTCATTATAAACAGTATGAACAGCAgcaggcagattttttttgctaCATAAGTGGATAGAAATGAGTAGTGGAATGAAAatattctctctttctctctcaaagCATGTGACCATGGAGGATTCCTACCTGTGTGGCTACCTGAAGATTAAAGGATTGACAGAAGTCAGtgcttcttcatgtttgtttccataccagcagacagaaaagctgcttttttaaaacatatatatgtcTGTCCACATGGTCTGAAAGGTCATTCACATGTATACAGTTTACTGGCTCTTCAATCCATCCTTTTAtacaattatttcacttttcttgGTGGATTTTCAGGTAAATTATAAATGTTTGAATGATGGTGATAAATTATAAATGGATGATTGAATCCAAACTGCCGTGTTCAGGAGGCCAAcatgtttcaaaacaaacttcattttttaatttttgtcataAATCCTATGATCTTCAAAGAATCTCCGGTAGCAGTCAGTTTTGCAGCAAATCcaaagaagcctctgactgaagactgttgctgtatgaaGGTTTCATGGCCATCAGAATATGCTAGCAGCCTGTTAGCGTTACTATTCCATAGCAACATGACTGATGGACAAAAACCCAGGATCTATTTCAGCTAATGGGAAATTGAAGGAGCTTTAGCTGAACAAAAACCTTCACTACCTGTCTTCCAACCATTTCACAAAGTGTTTAAAACTGTTATTTAATTAGGATGCCCCTCCCCTGCTTGTTTATGTAGGAATACCCAACACTGACCACCTTCTTTGCTGGAGAGATCATCAGCAGGAAGCGTCCGTTTCTCACCAGGAAGTGGGATGCAGATGAAGACGTGGATCGTAAACACTGGGTATGTAGAACCTTTTAAAACTGTCTGGCGTCCACAGACATCCCATAATAATCCGGTTTCTGTTCAGGGGAAGTTCCAGGCCTTCTACCAGTATGCAAAGACCTTCAACTCTGATGAGTTTGACTACGAGGATCTGAAGAGCTCCGACTATATCTTCATGAGGTGGAAAGTAAGCTGGAGTTTAAAGGTgggtccggtccggttctgtTCTCCTGCTGCTAacggttctcctggttctgacccCCAGGAGCAGTTTCTGGTTCCCGATCACACCATTAAGGACATCAGTGGCGCCTCCTTTGCCGGTTTCTACTACATCTGCTTCCAGAAGTCCACAGCGACCATCGAGGGTTTTTACTACCACCGGAGCTCTGAATGGTAACGCCTGCAGTTCCAGTTATCCCAGTTAGGCTGACCAGTGAAACTAGTGTCAACATTAATACAGTTGTTACAGCTGATAATAAATGTATTGGATATATTTATCTACAGTGAAAGATGACCAGAACCTTTTCTAGGCTAATGCTAACAGATGTTCAGTCTGTTGTGATAGGACTTGTTGA
It includes:
- the gid4 gene encoding glucose-induced degradation protein 4 homolog, which codes for MPVPAGYLSDFPAAFTSSASLIPPPPINTQQPGVVTSLLYSGSKFRGHQKSKGNSYDVEVVLQHVTMEDSYLCGYLKIKGLTEEYPTLTTFFAGEIISRKRPFLTRKWDADEDVDRKHWGKFQAFYQYAKTFNSDEFDYEDLKSSDYIFMRWKEQFLVPDHTIKDISGASFAGFYYICFQKSTATIEGFYYHRSSEWYQSLNLTHVPEHSAAIYEFR